The genomic interval ATTCGCTGATAATTTTCCGTCTTTTACAACAATAATTTCTGCTGGCAATAAGGTTTGATTCAGAATACTATCAAGAGACAATCGAAAATGCATAGGTTCTTCTTTCTTGTAAATTGATAACAAAACCGAAAACTTTAACATATATTCTCTCCGTTTAATTTCAAACACTTATAGTAAATTTCATTATATCCCTCTACCATATACTTCATTTTAAACTTATTTAAATATTTATTTCTGGCCTCTAAGGACATAGATTCTAATAGGGTAATATCATATAGCTGTAACAAACATTTTCCATAGTCTTCATAATCAAATACTTTACATATAAATCCATCTTTAAAGTTATCAATAATCTCATTCATGACAGGAATATCACTCCCAATGACAACCACTTTTTTCATCATCGCTTCAATAGCGACTAAACCTAATCCTTCACTTATAGATGGAAAAAGCAATACATCCTGCTCATCTAAAATCCTCATAGCATCTTTCCTATCAACAGTTCCTAAAAAAATAACTTCCTTAACTAGATCCAATTCTTTAGTTATTTTCTCTAATTCTTGTCTTAACTCACCATCGCCAATAATTGTATATTTAATTTTTTTCCCTTTGTTTTTAATGTACCGAATTGCTCGCAAGGCTGTTTCTATATTTTTTCTCTTATTCAAGACTGAGACAGAAATAACATGTAATGTATTATTTCTTAAATATATTTTTTCTTCTAAAGTTAATAAATCTTCAGTAGAATTATAAACAACACTTATTTCATTATTCTTACAAACATTTTTTACATAATTAGAAATAGCAATAATTTTTTTAAAAGAATATACAATCTTCAATGATAAAGTAGCCATTATTTTGCCAATTATAGCACCATATTCAAATTTATAATCTTCAAATGGATTGTTATGCAAAGTAACGATTACATTATACCTTTTAACAAATAAATAAGATAAAAGCGTTGGCCAAAAGCAATGAACATGAATAATATCAGGAGATATCTTTTTTACTATAGACCCAAATTTATATATAGCTTTCATAGTAGGAACTTTACTCATTCCTAATTCATAAACTTCAAAATTTAAGTCACGAAAACGTTTTTTATCTATTTCGGAATTATATCTCAATGATATAAAAATAAATTTTATATTTTTATCAAAATTATATTTTGCTATATTTAATGCAACAATAATTGGTCCTTTCTCTGCTAAACTTGGAATCAACATTGCAATTTTCATAAAGAACTCACTTCTCCGTATGTATATTTATTCATTCTTTGATTTTAAAATATATTAATTATAAATAATAAAACTT from Massilibacillus massiliensis carries:
- a CDS encoding glycosyltransferase family 4 protein, translated to MKIAMLIPSLAEKGPIIVALNIAKYNFDKNIKFIFISLRYNSEIDKKRFRDLNFEVYELGMSKVPTMKAIYKFGSIVKKISPDIIHVHCFWPTLLSYLFVKRYNVIVTLHNNPFEDYKFEYGAIIGKIMATLSLKIVYSFKKIIAISNYVKNVCKNNEISVVYNSTEDLLTLEEKIYLRNNTLHVISVSVLNKRKNIETALRAIRYIKNKGKKIKYTIIGDGELRQELEKITKELDLVKEVIFLGTVDRKDAMRILDEQDVLLFPSISEGLGLVAIEAMMKKVVVIGSDIPVMNEIIDNFKDGFICKVFDYEDYGKCLLQLYDITLLESMSLEARNKYLNKFKMKYMVEGYNEIYYKCLKLNGENIC